Proteins from a genomic interval of Rhodothermus marinus:
- the rnpM gene encoding RNase P modulator RnpM — protein MSKKHVPIRSCVVCRTRRPKHELVRIVRRPDGRVELDPEQKKPGRGAYLCPQPSCWKLKAALPRLQRALRTEFDAEARAALAAWAERMQQATPADAAT, from the coding sequence ATGTCGAAAAAGCACGTGCCCATCCGCTCCTGCGTGGTCTGCCGCACGCGGCGTCCCAAACACGAGCTGGTGCGCATCGTGCGGCGGCCGGACGGACGCGTCGAGCTGGATCCCGAACAGAAAAAACCCGGCCGGGGCGCCTACCTGTGCCCGCAACCGTCTTGCTGGAAACTGAAAGCTGCCCTTCCCCGATTGCAGCGCGCGCTGCGGACCGAATTCGACGCCGAGGCGCGCGCCGCCCTGGCCGCCTGGGCCGAACGCATGCAACAGGCGACTCCGGCCGACGCCGCGACGTAA
- a CDS encoding MlaD family protein, giving the protein MSREARVGLLALAGIALFVIALFAIANRSFLLSDTFLLRARFNRVAGLVPGAPVQFQGVNVGRVESVQLPPEPGGQIEVTMAIKEEARRVIHMRTQAQIKSEGLVGQQIVVLVNPPGVQGEPVSEGDLIVGVDPFDLFEITDRALASVQRFEDAANAFRQIMLDVRAGEGTLGKLIYDPTLYDEFVATTNETRRVLNNLANNAEALVALAEEATQGVQSILDKIDRGEGTMARMLNDPALYERLLATADTLRLVASDLRAITGAAENAANWGALGAYRFAELMEAAKHNWLFRRYFEERGYMERAPFEVRERAIEQAYRQLQARMRELDAWERQLQEREARLKALETRLSALADSLAGTDRR; this is encoded by the coding sequence ATGTCGCGCGAAGCACGGGTCGGACTGCTGGCGCTGGCGGGCATCGCGCTGTTCGTCATCGCACTGTTTGCGATTGCGAACCGCTCGTTTCTGCTGAGCGACACGTTTCTGCTGCGCGCCCGTTTCAACCGGGTGGCCGGGCTGGTACCCGGAGCGCCCGTACAGTTTCAGGGCGTGAACGTGGGGCGCGTCGAGTCGGTGCAGCTGCCGCCGGAGCCGGGCGGACAGATCGAAGTGACGATGGCGATCAAGGAAGAAGCCCGGCGTGTGATCCACATGCGCACGCAGGCGCAGATCAAAAGCGAGGGGCTGGTCGGTCAGCAGATCGTCGTGCTGGTCAATCCGCCGGGCGTGCAGGGCGAGCCGGTTTCGGAGGGCGACCTGATCGTGGGGGTCGATCCGTTCGACCTGTTCGAGATCACGGACCGGGCGCTGGCCTCGGTGCAGCGCTTCGAGGACGCGGCCAACGCCTTCCGTCAGATCATGCTCGACGTGCGGGCCGGCGAGGGCACGCTGGGCAAGCTGATCTACGATCCGACGCTCTACGACGAATTCGTGGCCACCACGAACGAGACGCGGCGCGTGCTGAACAACCTGGCGAACAACGCCGAGGCACTGGTGGCGCTGGCCGAAGAGGCCACCCAGGGCGTACAGTCGATCCTGGACAAGATCGACCGGGGCGAGGGTACGATGGCCCGGATGCTGAACGACCCGGCGCTTTACGAGCGGCTGCTGGCTACGGCCGATACGCTCCGGCTGGTGGCTTCCGACCTGCGGGCCATCACAGGTGCCGCAGAAAACGCGGCCAACTGGGGGGCGCTGGGGGCCTATCGGTTCGCCGAGCTGATGGAAGCGGCCAAGCACAACTGGCTCTTCCGGCGCTACTTCGAGGAGCGCGGCTACATGGAGCGGGCCCCCTTCGAGGTGCGGGAGCGGGCCATCGAACAGGCTTACCGACAACTACAGGCCCGTATGCGTGAGCTGGACGCCTGGGAACGACAATTGCAGGAACGAGAAGCCCGGCTGAAGGCGCTGGAAACGCGCCTATCGGCCCTGGCCGACTCGCTGGCCGGTACCGATAGACGTTGA
- a CDS encoding translocation/assembly module TamB: MEPTSSITPARRWLRRIGWALLLVIGTPIVLVGLLLLVLQTSWGAEQVRRLIERQVNAQLQGGRLEIGALRGNFVRTLALYDVALRDASGRALLALDSLEIAYVPEALLFDRRVHLRRVRLIRPRLELTQQPDSTWDLLRLFGTAPDTTAKETGAGAVLDIWIDHLALRDGTAALHFHTPRADSTWHLHRLDVQLDTLRLPPEGWPAFSVRTLKAVLQPPGAPDSVHVLTRLALRERRFRLDTLRVWSASSRVTGGGTLLLPADTGQIEAVQFRLEAQPLALYDLTPFVAVPDPGRTLAGFVTVQGSGRLLQAQAELRTGTGGELALAATFTPLLDDSVRYRADVQVRRLDPAFFGGPAGRLDLQLRADLQGPSLEALDGEARLDVSEARLGAYRLDPTRLQVRFVEGEGRLTAQTGLRGARLQLDGRGRPFDPTPTYRLDGLLQNLNPARFLSDTSWTGQLNLAFQLEGEGATRLDGRLMLQPSRLNRAAIDSGQLAVHRRGDTLRFALEATLAGGRLQGRGRLAGASTPSYEVEPFVLERIDVAALLGDTLHSAVSGRLRLRGSGTAPEALRLEATLDLDSLVYGTYRLAPVRVPVRMDRGLLTATPEIGLDEGYVAFRLQGRPMARRPRWQIDRGRLERVNLAAVIPDWSSVLNGSFEGFYRGATSADAEAELVLQLEDSRLNAQPLEAATLNATLRRGLLTLATRATWPDGSLQLEAQADSLTTTPVYTIERLVFRGVDLAAWTGQQRPRTRLNGVLTLHGRGMEPRAMQLAARLRLDASQVSDRPVSGQFRVAAVAGRWQLGGQMGVADGQARFDARLLLDGPTPRYALTLVAEQLDPMPLLGIDTLSARLSLDAELEGEGFDPATMQAHGRLQSDGAHLDALAVDRLDARFSMAEGLLRLDTLRLESNVATAQGGGQVALVDPEGVRMSELTLQVQLHRLQPLRRLVGARLLALDGGRIEARAYGRPGQLRFEGSWTLQNLIYDELRLVELEGRTAGELDRQRHLSKAEIRSQVHLLTLGTFQIEDARAELRYDGRQADYELRLDIDRRHTARLEGQVLPAEQEIRLTRLDMRLHDARWRLLQPATFTYGEAYRIQGLLLYTEAQDQQLAADGVIDPDGMQSFVLTLERFRLETVTDLFDLAGLGGALSGTVDLTGPAAAPRLGGQLLLDLTSEGRSVGDLQLNLQYDSLRLQVDARLQHRADASTMTLRGTVPMDLRLQVPPDAPPFDPNQAPLDLTLAADTFAIAWIEPFLDPEILRDVRGRLAGRVHIGGTLAAPRLEGQARLFDGAVYLPELGVTYRDIRAEAHMEGNRIILTAFELQSGGRLAGSGTVELEALTLGTLDLRMRARSFLAADNRAYRTVLSGTLRLTGTTERPEIEGDLQVVSADIYLIEQTTVADLEPVQLSEADLQMLRQYFGVRITEEDTTTFDFYEASRMRLNLRMERDVWLRSNANPKMNVQFTGTLTVQKEPYQDLQLFGTIEVIPERSYIVQFGKRFEITEGTLSFNGPADDPELNLKARYVVPSREDQSSQVTILLSVSGRLDRLNLEFSSENPSGLELPDIISYIVFGRPAGQALASLAPGSNGAGGGLLGRGAGLALGQLAGVVEGLAGEELGLDVVEIEPDGLQGAKLTVGKYVSPRLFAAVSRPIAFGNNAATQRTEVYTEFTVEYTIFDAMIVRVTSQGTTMRINLLWRYAY, from the coding sequence ATGGAACCCACCTCGTCCATAACGCCTGCACGTCGGTGGCTGCGCCGCATCGGATGGGCGCTGCTTCTGGTGATCGGCACGCCGATCGTGCTGGTCGGGCTGCTTCTGCTGGTGCTGCAGACGTCGTGGGGTGCCGAGCAGGTGCGTCGGCTGATCGAACGTCAGGTGAACGCGCAGCTTCAGGGTGGACGGCTGGAGATCGGGGCGCTGCGGGGTAACTTCGTGCGCACGCTGGCACTCTACGACGTCGCCCTGCGCGACGCGTCCGGACGTGCGCTGCTGGCGCTGGATTCGCTCGAAATAGCCTACGTGCCCGAGGCGTTGCTTTTCGACCGGCGTGTACATCTGCGGCGGGTGCGCCTGATCCGTCCGCGCCTGGAGCTGACGCAGCAACCCGACAGCACCTGGGACCTGCTGCGTCTGTTCGGCACGGCACCCGACACGACCGCAAAGGAAACGGGAGCCGGTGCCGTCCTGGACATCTGGATCGACCACTTGGCGCTGCGCGACGGGACGGCGGCCCTGCACTTCCACACGCCCCGTGCCGACTCGACCTGGCATTTGCACCGGCTCGACGTGCAGCTCGACACGCTGCGATTGCCACCGGAAGGCTGGCCCGCGTTCTCGGTGCGCACGCTGAAAGCGGTGCTGCAGCCGCCCGGCGCTCCCGACTCGGTGCACGTCCTCACCCGACTGGCGCTGCGCGAGCGGCGCTTCCGGCTCGACACGCTGCGCGTATGGTCCGCCAGCAGCCGGGTGACCGGTGGCGGGACGCTGCTGCTCCCGGCCGATACGGGACAAATCGAAGCGGTGCAGTTCCGGCTGGAAGCGCAGCCGCTGGCCCTCTACGACCTGACGCCGTTCGTGGCGGTCCCGGATCCCGGTCGGACGCTCGCGGGCTTCGTGACCGTGCAGGGCAGCGGCCGTCTGCTGCAGGCGCAGGCCGAACTGCGTACCGGCACGGGTGGCGAACTGGCACTGGCGGCCACGTTCACGCCGTTGCTGGACGATTCGGTGCGCTATCGGGCCGACGTGCAGGTGCGACGGCTGGACCCGGCTTTCTTCGGCGGACCGGCGGGCCGCCTCGATCTGCAGCTCCGGGCCGACCTGCAGGGACCGTCGCTGGAGGCGCTGGACGGCGAGGCCAGGCTCGACGTGTCGGAGGCGCGACTGGGCGCCTACCGACTGGATCCCACCCGGCTTCAGGTGCGCTTCGTGGAGGGCGAAGGCCGATTGACGGCACAGACCGGTCTGCGCGGCGCCCGGCTGCAACTGGACGGCCGGGGGCGTCCGTTCGACCCGACGCCCACCTATCGCCTGGATGGTCTGCTGCAGAACCTGAACCCGGCCCGCTTCCTGTCCGACACGAGCTGGACGGGACAACTGAACCTGGCCTTTCAGCTGGAGGGCGAAGGGGCGACGCGGCTGGACGGGCGGCTCATGCTGCAGCCTTCACGGTTGAACCGGGCGGCGATCGACAGCGGGCAACTGGCCGTACACCGGCGGGGCGACACGCTCCGCTTTGCGCTGGAGGCGACGCTGGCCGGAGGCCGCCTGCAGGGACGCGGGCGATTGGCCGGCGCCTCGACGCCTTCCTACGAGGTGGAGCCCTTCGTGCTGGAGCGAATCGACGTGGCGGCCCTGCTGGGCGATACGCTGCACAGCGCGGTCAGCGGTCGACTCCGGCTGCGCGGGAGCGGGACGGCGCCCGAGGCGCTTCGCCTGGAGGCCACGCTCGACCTGGATAGCCTGGTCTATGGCACCTACCGACTGGCGCCCGTACGCGTGCCCGTCCGGATGGATCGCGGATTGCTAACAGCCACGCCTGAAATCGGGCTGGACGAGGGCTATGTGGCTTTCCGCTTACAGGGACGGCCGATGGCCCGGCGGCCCCGCTGGCAGATCGACCGCGGCCGCCTGGAGCGGGTGAACCTGGCCGCCGTGATACCGGACTGGTCTTCGGTGCTGAACGGCTCGTTCGAAGGATTTTACCGGGGCGCGACGTCGGCCGATGCGGAAGCCGAGCTGGTGCTGCAACTGGAGGACTCCCGGCTCAACGCACAGCCACTGGAAGCGGCCACGCTGAACGCCACGCTGCGGCGCGGGCTGCTGACGCTGGCAACCCGGGCCACCTGGCCCGACGGATCGCTACAGCTGGAGGCGCAGGCCGACTCGCTGACGACCACGCCGGTCTACACGATCGAGCGGCTGGTCTTTCGCGGCGTGGATCTGGCGGCCTGGACCGGGCAGCAGCGGCCCCGAACCCGGCTGAACGGCGTGCTGACGCTGCACGGCCGGGGCATGGAGCCGCGCGCGATGCAGCTCGCCGCAAGGCTGCGGCTCGACGCCTCGCAGGTAAGCGACCGGCCTGTTTCGGGACAGTTCCGCGTGGCCGCCGTGGCCGGACGCTGGCAGCTCGGCGGGCAGATGGGCGTGGCCGACGGACAGGCCCGCTTCGACGCCCGACTGCTGCTGGATGGACCTACGCCCCGCTACGCGCTGACGCTTGTGGCCGAGCAGCTCGACCCGATGCCCCTCCTGGGCATCGACACGCTCTCGGCCCGGCTCTCGCTTGACGCCGAGCTGGAGGGCGAAGGCTTTGATCCGGCCACCATGCAGGCTCACGGCCGCCTGCAGAGCGACGGGGCCCACCTCGACGCGCTGGCCGTCGACCGACTGGACGCCCGCTTTTCGATGGCCGAAGGGCTGCTGCGCCTCGATACGCTCCGGCTGGAAAGCAACGTGGCGACGGCGCAGGGCGGCGGCCAGGTGGCACTTGTGGATCCCGAAGGCGTGCGCATGTCGGAACTGACGCTGCAGGTGCAGCTCCATCGGTTGCAGCCGCTGCGACGCCTTGTCGGGGCGCGCCTGCTGGCGCTCGACGGCGGCCGGATCGAAGCCCGCGCTTACGGACGGCCCGGTCAGCTCCGGTTCGAGGGGAGCTGGACGCTCCAGAACCTGATCTACGACGAACTGCGTCTGGTGGAACTCGAGGGCCGCACGGCCGGCGAACTGGACCGGCAGCGTCATCTCTCGAAGGCCGAGATCCGGTCGCAGGTGCATCTGCTGACGCTGGGCACCTTCCAGATCGAAGACGCCCGGGCCGAGCTGCGCTACGACGGCCGGCAGGCCGACTACGAGCTGCGCCTCGATATCGATCGCCGGCATACGGCCCGCCTCGAAGGCCAGGTGCTTCCGGCGGAGCAGGAGATCCGGTTGACGCGGCTCGACATGCGGCTGCACGACGCCCGCTGGCGTCTGCTGCAGCCGGCCACGTTCACCTACGGCGAGGCCTATCGTATTCAGGGCCTGCTGCTCTACACCGAAGCGCAGGATCAGCAGCTCGCGGCCGACGGCGTGATCGACCCGGACGGCATGCAGAGCTTCGTCCTGACGCTCGAACGCTTCCGGCTCGAGACCGTTACCGACCTGTTCGACCTGGCCGGACTGGGCGGTGCGCTCAGCGGCACGGTGGACCTGACCGGTCCGGCTGCGGCGCCGCGGCTCGGCGGGCAGCTTCTGCTCGATCTGACCTCGGAAGGGCGGTCGGTGGGCGATCTACAACTGAATTTGCAATACGACAGCCTGCGGCTGCAGGTGGACGCCCGGCTCCAGCACCGGGCCGATGCCAGCACGATGACGCTACGCGGCACGGTTCCGATGGATCTCCGGCTACAGGTGCCGCCCGATGCGCCGCCGTTCGATCCGAACCAGGCACCGCTCGATCTGACGCTGGCCGCCGATACGTTCGCCATCGCCTGGATCGAGCCGTTTCTGGATCCCGAGATCCTCCGCGACGTGCGAGGCCGTCTGGCCGGACGTGTTCATATCGGCGGCACGCTGGCTGCTCCACGGCTCGAGGGCCAGGCCCGGCTTTTCGACGGGGCCGTCTATCTTCCCGAGCTGGGCGTCACCTACCGCGACATCCGGGCCGAAGCCCACATGGAAGGCAATCGGATCATCCTGACCGCCTTCGAACTGCAATCGGGCGGTCGCCTCGCCGGCAGCGGCACCGTCGAACTCGAGGCGCTCACGCTGGGCACGCTCGACCTGCGCATGCGGGCCCGCTCGTTCCTGGCCGCCGACAACCGCGCCTATCGCACCGTCCTTTCCGGAACGCTCCGGCTGACCGGCACGACCGAACGGCCCGAAATCGAAGGCGACCTGCAGGTGGTCAGCGCCGACATCTACCTGATCGAGCAGACCACGGTGGCCGACCTGGAACCAGTCCAGCTCTCCGAAGCCGACCTGCAGATGCTGCGTCAGTATTTCGGCGTGCGCATTACCGAAGAGGACACGACCACCTTCGACTTCTATGAAGCCTCGCGCATGCGCCTGAACCTGCGCATGGAACGCGACGTGTGGCTGCGCTCGAATGCCAACCCCAAGATGAACGTGCAGTTCACGGGCACGCTCACCGTCCAGAAGGAGCCCTATCAGGATCTGCAGCTCTTCGGGACGATCGAGGTGATCCCGGAGCGCAGCTACATCGTGCAGTTCGGCAAACGGTTCGAGATTACGGAAGGAACGCTGTCGTTCAACGGGCCGGCCGACGATCCGGAACTCAACCTGAAAGCCCGCTACGTGGTGCCCTCCCGTGAGGATCAATCCAGCCAGGTCACGATCCTGCTCTCGGTCAGCGGACGGCTGGACCGGCTCAACCTGGAGTTTTCGTCCGAGAACCCTTCGGGTCTCGAATTGCCGGACATCATCTCGTACATTGTCTTCGGCCGACCGGCCGGGCAGGCGCTCGCCTCGCTGGCGCCCGGTAGCAACGGAGCCGGCGGTGGATTGCTGGGCCGCGGAGCCGGTCTGGCACTTGGCCAGCTGGCCGGCGTCGTCGAGGGACTGGCCGGCGAAGAACTCGGACTCGACGTGGTCGAGATCGAACCCGACGGGTTGCAGGGCGCCAAGCTGACCGTCGGCAAGTACGTCTCGCCGCGGCTGTTTGCCGCCGTCAGCCGGCCGATCGCCTTCGGCAACAATGCGGCCACGCAACGAACCGAAGTCTACACGGAGTTCACCGTCGAATACACGATCTTCGACGCGATGATCGTGCGCGTGACCAGCCAGGGAACGACCATGCGGATTAACCTGCTGTGGCGCTATGCCTACTGA
- a CDS encoding AI-2E family transporter: protein MTPPKFTPNDLEEPRLGPFETLLLGGGLALFLALLYEMREFLNPPLIAIAATILLWPLRRYRSVRALLLSGGFLLLFWLLSQLRVVLIPFVVAYLLAYLSNPLVDLLERRLHVPRWVSALTVTVLVVGALAAILLLLIPTIVGQLVELIRQMLNSVGELRRWLYENPLLDRLEEVLPIDRQALIQQFTTFLQQQLNALTQSLPDALATVAQSIGSLLGALTVLAILPMLIFYTLKDYPKLRDALISLFPKHNGRRDYLMYAGTVVGNYLRGQLLISLIAAFNVSVALLIFDVPFGLLIGLLAGVLNLIPNLGAVLTNIIALLIALLFGDPPLLDAVIVTGVLLGQGLLEASVLSPHILSHQVGLHPVLILLSLFVFGYFLGAFGLLIAVPTTAILVGFYQSYREAREKLAGATTPESTEVTE from the coding sequence ATGACGCCTCCGAAGTTCACGCCGAACGACCTGGAAGAACCGCGGCTGGGGCCGTTCGAGACGCTCCTGCTGGGCGGTGGGCTGGCGCTGTTTCTAGCGCTGCTCTACGAAATGCGGGAGTTTCTGAATCCGCCGCTGATCGCGATCGCCGCCACGATCTTGCTCTGGCCGCTACGCCGGTACCGCTCGGTGCGGGCGCTGCTGCTTTCCGGCGGCTTTCTGCTGCTGTTCTGGCTGCTGAGCCAGCTCCGGGTCGTGCTCATCCCGTTCGTGGTCGCCTACCTGCTGGCCTATCTCTCCAATCCGCTGGTCGATCTGCTGGAACGTCGGCTGCACGTGCCGCGCTGGGTGTCGGCGCTGACCGTCACCGTGCTGGTGGTGGGGGCCCTGGCCGCCATCCTGCTGCTGCTGATTCCGACCATTGTCGGACAGCTCGTCGAACTCATCCGCCAGATGCTCAACAGCGTCGGCGAGCTGCGCCGCTGGCTCTATGAGAATCCCCTGCTGGACCGGCTGGAGGAAGTCCTGCCTATTGATCGACAGGCGTTGATCCAGCAGTTTACCACGTTTCTGCAGCAGCAACTCAACGCGCTTACGCAGAGCCTTCCCGATGCGCTGGCGACCGTCGCGCAGTCGATCGGCTCGCTGCTGGGCGCGCTGACCGTGCTGGCCATTCTGCCCATGCTGATCTTCTACACGCTCAAGGACTACCCGAAGCTGCGGGATGCGCTGATCAGCCTGTTTCCGAAGCACAACGGCCGCCGCGACTACCTGATGTACGCAGGCACCGTGGTGGGCAATTACCTGCGCGGCCAGCTCCTGATCAGCCTGATCGCGGCCTTCAACGTGTCGGTGGCGCTGCTGATTTTCGATGTACCGTTCGGACTCCTGATCGGCCTGCTGGCCGGCGTCCTGAACCTGATTCCCAACCTGGGCGCCGTGCTGACGAACATCATCGCGTTGTTGATTGCCCTGCTGTTCGGCGATCCGCCCCTGCTGGACGCCGTGATCGTGACCGGGGTGCTGCTGGGACAGGGACTGCTGGAAGCCAGCGTGCTCTCGCCCCACATTCTCAGCCACCAAGTGGGGCTGCACCCGGTGCTGATTCTGCTGTCGCTGTTCGTGTTCGGATACTTCCTGGGTGCGTTCGGGCTGCTCATCGCCGTGCCCACGACAGCCATCCTGGTGGGTTTCTATCAGAGCTACCGGGAAGCCCGCGAGAAACTCGCCGGTGCTACGACGCCCGAATCGACCGAGGTAACGGAATAG
- a CDS encoding ABC transporter ATP-binding protein — translation MQEAHATIEGIEAPPPSEIVVALRDVHKRFGEREVLRGVSLDVEEGTSAVVMGGSGTGKSVLLKHIVRLLVPDRGAVWVFGQRVDQLEGEALDRLRLSIGYLFQSGALFDSMTVYENLDFLLERHTRLSRAERRDRILETLDWVGLRHTATQYPAELSGGQRKRIALARAIILQPKLLLYDEPTTGLDPVSVRTVSELIVRLRDERGITSIAITHDLLCAEIIADRAHFLHEGRILMSGTLDELRRSDHPVLRNFFGT, via the coding sequence ATGCAAGAAGCTCACGCTACCATTGAAGGGATCGAAGCGCCGCCCCCGTCGGAGATCGTGGTGGCATTGCGCGACGTGCACAAGCGATTTGGCGAGCGGGAAGTGCTGCGCGGGGTGTCGCTCGACGTGGAGGAAGGCACGTCGGCCGTGGTGATGGGCGGCTCGGGCACAGGCAAGAGCGTGCTGCTCAAGCACATCGTGCGGCTGCTGGTGCCCGACCGGGGCGCCGTGTGGGTGTTCGGCCAGCGCGTCGATCAGCTCGAAGGCGAAGCGCTCGATCGCCTGCGGCTTTCGATCGGCTACCTGTTCCAGAGCGGTGCGCTGTTCGACTCGATGACCGTCTACGAAAACCTGGACTTCCTGCTGGAGCGGCACACCCGACTCAGCCGGGCCGAGCGCCGCGACCGGATTCTGGAGACGCTCGACTGGGTGGGCCTGCGCCATACGGCCACGCAGTATCCGGCCGAACTGTCCGGCGGCCAGCGCAAGCGCATCGCGCTGGCGCGGGCCATCATCCTGCAGCCGAAACTGCTGCTCTACGACGAGCCGACAACTGGCCTCGACCCGGTCTCGGTCCGCACCGTCTCGGAACTGATCGTACGGCTGCGCGACGAGCGGGGCATTACGTCGATCGCCATCACGCATGACCTGCTCTGCGCGGAAATCATTGCCGACCGGGCGCACTTCCTGCACGAAGGCCGCATCCTGATGAGCGGGACGCTCGACGAGCTACGGCGGTCCGATCACCCCGTGCTGCGCAACTTCTTCGGAACCTGA
- the tgt gene encoding tRNA guanosine(34) transglycosylase Tgt — protein sequence MRFTLEHVDAETRARAGRLETPHGVVETPMFMPVGTVGSVKAVGPRELRRDVGAQIILGNTYHLYLRPGLEVLRRAGGLHRFMGWDGPILTDSGGFQVFSLAALRKLSEEGVWFQSHLDGSRHLFTPENVIDYQRVIGADIMMVLDECPPGDASLEAARRAHELTLRWAERSKRRFEETAPLYGYEQVLFAIVQGGVFPELRRESARALVAMDFPGYAIGGLSVGEPTELMYAMVEVVTEILPADRPRYLMGVGTPANLLENIARGVDLFDCVMPTRNGRNGTIFTTEGILNIRNRKWQTDFSPLDPGLDGYVSQTFTKAYVRHLFQAGEILGLQIATIQNLSFYLWLMREARRAILEGRYRSWMNEMLPRISRRL from the coding sequence ATGCGGTTTACGCTGGAACACGTCGATGCGGAAACGCGGGCGCGGGCCGGACGGCTCGAAACGCCTCATGGCGTCGTCGAAACGCCCATGTTCATGCCGGTGGGGACCGTCGGCAGCGTGAAGGCCGTCGGCCCCCGCGAGTTGCGCCGGGACGTGGGCGCGCAGATCATTCTCGGCAACACCTATCACCTCTACCTGCGGCCCGGGCTCGAAGTGCTCCGCCGGGCGGGCGGACTGCATCGTTTCATGGGATGGGACGGCCCCATTCTGACGGATTCGGGTGGCTTTCAGGTTTTTTCGCTGGCCGCGCTGCGCAAGCTCTCGGAAGAAGGCGTCTGGTTTCAGAGCCATCTGGACGGCTCTCGCCACCTGTTCACGCCGGAAAACGTGATCGACTACCAGCGCGTGATCGGGGCCGACATTATGATGGTACTGGACGAGTGTCCGCCGGGCGATGCGTCGCTGGAGGCGGCACGCCGGGCGCACGAGCTGACCCTGCGCTGGGCCGAGCGCAGCAAGCGTCGCTTCGAGGAAACCGCACCGCTCTACGGCTACGAGCAGGTGCTGTTTGCCATCGTGCAGGGCGGCGTATTTCCGGAACTGCGGCGCGAATCGGCCCGGGCGCTGGTGGCGATGGATTTTCCGGGCTATGCCATCGGCGGGCTTTCGGTGGGTGAGCCGACCGAACTCATGTACGCGATGGTGGAAGTGGTGACAGAGATTCTTCCCGCCGACCGGCCCCGCTATCTGATGGGCGTGGGGACGCCCGCCAACCTGCTGGAAAACATCGCGCGCGGCGTGGATCTGTTCGATTGCGTCATGCCCACACGCAACGGCCGCAACGGCACGATCTTCACCACCGAGGGCATCCTGAACATCCGCAACCGGAAGTGGCAGACCGACTTTTCGCCGCTCGATCCGGGACTGGACGGGTACGTCTCGCAGACCTTCACGAAGGCCTACGTGCGCCATCTCTTTCAGGCCGGAGAGATTCTCGGCCTGCAGATCGCCACGATCCAGAACCTGAGTTTTTACCTGTGGCTGATGCGGGAAGCCCGCCGGGCCATTCTGGAGGGGCGCTACCGGAGTTGGATGAACGAAATGCTGCCGCGCATCAGCCGCCGCCTCTGA
- a CDS encoding MlaE family ABC transporter permease encodes MPTESEALDIPKRPPERIGRAFFEKAGGLVLFMGRFFRDVWRPPYEVRELINQMDEAGSKSFILTAVTGIAIGVVLAMQSRGTLARFGAEAVLPNMLALSVFKEIGPVITSLVLAGRLGAGMAAEIGSMRVTEQIDALEVAALRPFHYLVITRVVACIVMFPVLTTWTNMIALAGGYVESVISADMDYRLFWNSAFSSLRFSDLIVDTLKTSVFGFLVGIVSCYLGYTVRGGTREVGQAAMQAVVISSLLILLADVVVVRISLFLFGAL; translated from the coding sequence ATGCCTACTGAGTCGGAAGCGCTCGACATCCCGAAGCGTCCACCTGAGCGCATCGGCCGCGCGTTTTTCGAGAAAGCCGGTGGGCTGGTGCTGTTCATGGGCCGCTTCTTCCGGGACGTGTGGCGGCCGCCCTACGAGGTGCGTGAGCTGATCAACCAGATGGACGAAGCCGGCTCGAAGAGTTTCATCCTGACGGCCGTTACGGGCATTGCCATCGGTGTGGTGTTGGCCATGCAGAGCCGGGGCACGCTCGCCCGCTTCGGGGCCGAGGCGGTGCTACCCAACATGCTGGCGCTGTCGGTCTTCAAAGAGATCGGGCCGGTCATCACGTCGCTGGTGCTGGCCGGGCGCCTCGGGGCAGGGATGGCTGCCGAGATCGGCTCGATGCGCGTGACCGAGCAGATCGACGCGCTGGAGGTGGCCGCCCTCAGGCCCTTTCACTATCTGGTCATCACGCGCGTGGTGGCCTGCATCGTGATGTTTCCGGTGCTGACGACCTGGACGAACATGATCGCACTGGCCGGGGGCTACGTCGAGTCGGTCATCTCAGCCGACATGGACTACCGGCTGTTCTGGAACAGCGCTTTTTCGAGCCTGCGCTTTTCGGACCTGATCGTCGATACGCTCAAAACCAGCGTGTTTGGTTTTCTGGTGGGGATCGTAAGCTGCTACCTGGGCTACACGGTGCGGGGTGGCACGCGCGAAGTCGGGCAGGCGGCCATGCAGGCCGTGGTGATCTCGTCGCTGCTGATTCTGCTGGCCGACGTCGTCGTCGTGCGCATTTCGCTGTTCCTTTTCGGGGCGCTGTGA